The genomic window AATGGTTTTGGTTTGCGCCCATCCGGGCGTGCACGGTGCAGTCAGCGCGGCCAGCACCAGCAGGCACAGCGGGGCGACGGCACGGCGGTCGAAGAGGGAGGAAGAGAGCAAAAGTACACCGGGAACCGTGGCATCGGATGGAAGAGGGCTGAACCCCACATTATGCCTCGGCCAACGGGGGGACTCAAACCATTCTGCCATACCGGGGGGAAACAGGCAAAGTTTCGCGAGGGAGGGGGGCAATTCCCGACGGACCGAAGGTTTAGGCACGGAGTGCCGGCATAGCCCTTGACGGGGGTGTAAACCCCCGGAGCCAAGCGAACAGGAACCATTAGGCCCGGAGGGCCGAAACAGTTCCGCCGATGCGCAGCACAGAACTCCATTGTGTCGGCCCTTCAGGCCTTTGTTTTGATTAGGGCAGGTACCGGGGCTTAACAGCCCCGGCAGGGGCTATGCCGGCCCTCCGGGCCTAGCCGGCCCAGGGTTTACCTTGATCCCCGAACCTCTCCTCGCTGACGCTCGACCCTCCTTGAAAAGGAGGGTGAACAGCGCAAACTGGTGGTCGCCCTACCAGATCCGCACGCGTTGGTCTTTCGGGATAAACATCGGGCTGCCTTCTTTGATGTCAAAAGCTTCGTAGAAGGCGTCCATGTTCCAGACGATGCCGTTGACCCGGTAGCGGCTGGGCGAGTGCGGGTCGACCATCAACCGCCGACGCAGTTCGGGTTCGCGGTACAAACGCCGCCAGACCTGAGCCCAACCCAGGAAGAAGCGTTGATCGCCGGTCAAGCCGTCGATCACCGGAGCCGGTTTGCCGTCGAGTGACAGTTGATACGCGTGGTAGGCGACGTTCAGGCCGCCCAGGTCGCCGATGTTTTCGCCCAGCGTCAGCTCGCCGTTGACGCTCATGTCGTCCAGCGGTTTAAAGCCGTTGTACTGTTTGACCAATCCATCAGCTCGCTGTTCGAATTCTTTACGGTCCTCTTCGGTCCACCAGTCACGCAGGTTGCCATTGCCATCGTATTGGCTGCCCTTGTCGTCAAAGCCGTGGCTCAGTTCATGGCCGATGACCGCGCCGATGCCGCCGTAGTTGACCGCGTCGTCGGCGGCCATATTAAAGAACGGCGGCTGCAGGATTGCGGCCGGGAATACGATCTCGTTCATCGTGGGGTTGTAGTAAGCGTTGATGGTTTGTGGCGTCATGTGCCATTCGCCACGATCGATCGGCTGACCCAGTTTGTCTAACATGCGTTGATGTTCAAAGTTGGCCGCGGCGATCAGGTTGACCGGCAAGGAATCTCCGATGGAAAGCTTTGTGTAGTCCTTCCACTCGTCGGGGTAGCCGATTTTGGTGGTGAACTGCGAGAGTTTTTCCAGCGCCTGTTTCTTGGTGCCCGGCCCCATCCACTGGAGCATCTCGATCCGCTGTGCAAAAGCGGTTTTGAGGTTTTCGACCAGCTCGCCCATGCGTTTCTTGGCCGCCGGTTTGAAGTGTTTGTTGACATACAACTCACCGACCAGTTCGCCCAACACGCTGCCGGTCAAATCCACGCCACGGCGCCACATCGGTTTTTGTTCGGCGACGCCCGTGATGGCGGTGCCGTGGAATTCGAAGTGCCGTTTCTCCAGGTCTTCAGTCAGGTACGACGCATAGGAATCGATCACGTTGAAGGCCAGGTAGTCTTTCCAAGTCTGCAACGGTTGTTCGTTCAGCAGTTTATCGGCGGCGGCGAAGAAGCTGGGTTGCCGCAGGATGAAGGCGTCCGATTTGTCGAACTCCGTGGCCGCCGCGTAAACGGGCCAGATCGAAAGGATGTCCCGCATCTGCTCGGCGGTTTTTTTGTTGTAGGTTTTGACTGGGTCGCGGTTTTCGACCTTGGTCCACTGGGCTTCGGCGATGGCGGTTTCCAGTTCCAGGATTCGCTCGGCGGCCCCTTGTGGATCTTTGTGGCCGATTCGCGTCAGCATGTCGGCGGCGTATTCGACCAATTCCTTACGCAGTTTCTTGTACCGCTCTTCGTCTTTCAGGTAGTAATCACGGTCGGGCAGCGTCAGACCGGACTGCGTGATGTAGACGATGTAAGCATCGCTGTTGCGGGCGTCGATGGAAACGTAGCCACCGAATAGATGTCCGACGCCGGCGCGTTCCAGATCGCCGATCGTGGTGCCCAGGGATTCCACTGAATCGATCGCGGCGACTTGTTCCAGCATGCCTTCGATGGGCTGATGTCCGCGAGCGTTGCGGCCTTCGACGTCCAGGAAGGAACGTTGCAAGTCACCGACCTTCTGCGTTGGCGAGCCTTTGACCGCGTCGGTTTGATCCGCGGCGGCTTGGATCAGTTCGCGAACCTGTTCTTTGGTGGCGTCGTCGAGCACCGAGAAGATGCCGTATTCGGAGCGGTCACCGGGGATGTCGGTGTTCTGTAACCAACCATCATTGGCGTACTGATAGAAATCCTGGTCCGGCGTGATGTTGTCGCTGAACAATGACTTGTCGATACCCGAGACCAGGGGCGTGGCCGCCGTGGTGCCTGCGGATTCTTCGGCCGTGCTGAGCGTGGGGATTGTGAGGCAGGAGACCAGCAGCAGGAGGCTGGCCCGAGAGATTTGCTGAATCATGTGGTTCGATCCTTCAGGGGAGTTGGGAGTTTTCTCGTAGCATGACTCTCCGAGTCGTGCGATCGGGGACTACACGACTCGGAGAGTCATGCTACGAGAGAGTCGTGCTACGGGGTTATTGTTGCAGTGAATACAGGATTAAATTGATGCCGATCTTGGCGGCGTCGGTGGTGTCGTAGCCGGGGCATTGGATTGAGTTGGGGCTTTCAAGCGCGCAGCTCAGGTCGTAGGGCGACAGGTAGGCCACCGTCAGGCCGTCGA from Roseimaritima ulvae includes these protein-coding regions:
- a CDS encoding M13 family metallopeptidase yields the protein MIQQISRASLLLLVSCLTIPTLSTAEESAGTTAATPLVSGIDKSLFSDNITPDQDFYQYANDGWLQNTDIPGDRSEYGIFSVLDDATKEQVRELIQAAADQTDAVKGSPTQKVGDLQRSFLDVEGRNARGHQPIEGMLEQVAAIDSVESLGTTIGDLERAGVGHLFGGYVSIDARNSDAYIVYITQSGLTLPDRDYYLKDEERYKKLRKELVEYAADMLTRIGHKDPQGAAERILELETAIAEAQWTKVENRDPVKTYNKKTAEQMRDILSIWPVYAAATEFDKSDAFILRQPSFFAAADKLLNEQPLQTWKDYLAFNVIDSYASYLTEDLEKRHFEFHGTAITGVAEQKPMWRRGVDLTGSVLGELVGELYVNKHFKPAAKKRMGELVENLKTAFAQRIEMLQWMGPGTKKQALEKLSQFTTKIGYPDEWKDYTKLSIGDSLPVNLIAAANFEHQRMLDKLGQPIDRGEWHMTPQTINAYYNPTMNEIVFPAAILQPPFFNMAADDAVNYGGIGAVIGHELSHGFDDKGSQYDGNGNLRDWWTEEDRKEFEQRADGLVKQYNGFKPLDDMSVNGELTLGENIGDLGGLNVAYHAYQLSLDGKPAPVIDGLTGDQRFFLGWAQVWRRLYREPELRRRLMVDPHSPSRYRVNGIVWNMDAFYEAFDIKEGSPMFIPKDQRVRIW